The genomic stretch GGAAAATCCATAGAGCGGGTATAATCCATACAGCGAGTATAATTCACAGGATCGGAAAACAGAGCATGAACCAGCGGGAAATGCTGGCAGTCTGGAATTGGGAAAATCACATAACATGAATAGTAGATCCGACCTCGAATGAGGTTGGAACGGGAGCTTATAAAGGGGAATGGGAAGGAGGAACAGGTGCCGGTAATTTTCGCCGGGAGAGGCTGCGAGAGAGCCTcggagggaggcgtggcaggaGGATTCCTGACATTAATCCCACTTCCAGAGGCAGCACCTGATGCCCCAAACCCACCTTCGCCaggtgggccagggcactcTGATGAGGGTCTCGCCACCCGTCCAGGGTTGAAGGAGGAGGCCCGGAAGAGGGAGGCCTTGGATCGGTCCACACCACCAAAGACCGGAGGAAGTATCAAATTTAAAAAACCTGTGCCAACCTGTGCCAAAACTGCATCTGAACTGATCCATTCAAACTAATTCTATTATTCATTTTCCTACTATCCTGACCGGTGCATCCCCTCCAAACAGAACGTCTCTAAGTTACCATTGCTCACCCTTTTTGTAGCTTCCAGGTTTACACAATGTGCCCTGCCGATGACGTctcgacttgcctattggccggattttacacatgattcagagcgtaAACAACacgaggcattcccaaagcatttcaatgcagctcgagttccagAAAAAGAACTAAAATTATATCTGTTACTTTAGCAATGTCTAAGCTGGAGTCCATAAAAAAAGGCTAATCTCTACTTTCCATACAATATGTAAACGTAGCATAGCATCTTGAGACCAATCTTTCCTTTTGATTAACCCGACTTTTCATGTTTCAGGACAGTTTTATATGTTGGAACAAGTAACACCATATTATGATCTGAGGTTCCAACCATAGTTTACCAAGTGACTTTAATCAATCCATAACACAGATTCAAAAGTGTATCCTTATATGTTGGGCAGGTTACATACTGGTTGAAGTGACCCAATGATTTCTTTAATGTACAATTATTAAAATCGCCAAGAATAAAACTAGGTGCGTCAGGAGATGTGGACTGAAATTCGTGAACCACATGTTCAGTCTTTCTTGCCTAATTGTGCTCATTTGCTTGGGGATGAATGTAAACTGTGAATGTGACAAACAACTGAGGACACCCCGAGGCAAATCCTGAGGTCTTAATGACACAGTCAACAACTTAATATCTTTAGTGCACACTCTCCTTAATCAACACTGATTTGGACCGATTCTTTCTAATCTACACACATAACCCACCTCCATGCACTTAATCATGTACCCTTGATTCCTGGTCCATGTGCACAGGAACTCTGAAATCATCCAGTCATAGGCTTGAATCTAAATCCCTTTGCAGAGCCAAGTTTCTGTGAGTGCTATCACACAAATGACCTTTAATTTGACCTAAAgctcatcatttttttccagtaaTGACTGCATATTTGACAAAAagattttaagaagaagaatttaAGAAAGACtattaaatgaaagaaagattaTTAATTGAATCATTTTGTCCAAAGTGATTTTGTTTGTCCTTAAAAGGTGAAAAACCTCCCAAGTTAGGATACCCCATTCCACAGTTTGCTTTACGCTGTTGAGCTTATACAATTGTTACAGAAATATCCAGGAATACTGAATTATTGTCGAGTCCTTAGGTGATTCATACAAACACATAATCAGGTGAATCAAAGTCAATAAAACAATTACACCCATTTCCTCCGTTAACTCCCTTtcaattttcttcttttttttttgtgcaaaagcCAACATGGTGGTCCTTTATCAAGCAGGTGGGAACTGAGTCTTGTGCAAAAGTCGAAATTAATACATCTGCAAAGAAATCAGCTATGAGCAGGTTCTGATACCTGTCCAGGGATGTTGTCTGGGCTGGCTTATTTCCCAATAGTCTGCATAAGAAGCTTTGAATGGTGGGTTCTGTGTGTTCCTACATGCCAAGTTTACTCAGTGATTTGTTAGGAATTGTAAGAAATAGGCGAAGAATAAATGGAACTCAAGTGTAATGTGcttttgtgcttatttaaaatatatgtattgcttcatttatgtattttgttgTACCTGGATCTTCTCTTACTCTTGTCACAATGTTTGTACTTAAATATTCCAGTAAACTGatgtttattttggttttataatTACACAATCATCCTGGATCACATTTCattccactgtattttattcTCCAGCTGGATCTGATGCTGTAACTACAGTAACTGGATACAGAGGAAGATCAGTTCAGATTAAATGTCACTATGAATCTGGATATGAAAAGAACAACAAGTATCTCTGCAGAGGTGAATGTCCCCCTTGGCCTGCAATTAAAGACATTCCTGTTCAGTCTGGATCTCCTGCTGAAGACACCAGATTCTCTCTGTATGACAACACAACAGCCAAAatcttcaccatcaccatcactgatCTGAGAGCAGAGGATGCAAACACTTACTGGTGTGTGGTACAGCAGAAAGGGCCTAATATTTACACAGAGCTTCAACTGCTGGTTGTTGGTGAGTGTTACACAGAGGAGACTAAAgaatttaatacaataattcaCTGATTATAAACACATTACAATTTAGAGATTATTAAAGCACAGTGGGCTTCATTTAAGTTGGTAACTTGTTCTCTAACTCTCTGAAAGTATAAATATGAGTGTAACTGAAGATCAATAAACTGTGAATTGAAGACACTTGGTGATATAAGATGGATTGGCATTTATTTAAGTGCACATGAGAAaatcagccaaaaaaaaaaaaaaactggcctgaaattaataaataaggtTTAGACATTGGAACATAAACCTAGAAGCTGTGAACTATCTGAGAGAAGAACCTTCATTGATCCTGTTTTCCATTCTCTCAGATGATCCTGCCAGAAGTTCTGTCTCACcatctacacacaccacatactcAGCTTCACCACATATCACAAGTCCATCAGTGCATACTGAGACACCTCCAGCTACAGGTAAGAACTTTTCTCCTGAGCTCTTCTTCACTACATTTCTGTCATGTCATTCATCATATATCACTTTTTTCAGTTACTGCATTAGAGAAGGTTGAACACAAATCCACTGCTGACTCATCCAATGGTATGTAGACCTGCATCCACACTGTAAATAAGTCatatatataactatttttcatgtttacaggTTGGACAGTCACAAAATGCATTTCACTAGATGTTgaactctgtatgaatgtgtatgtgacaaaataaATTTAAGTCTAAGATAAAAGCCAGAGAACACATCAGCACTCACCTTCTGTTCATAATATTTCATGCTATTGCATGAGCATGTACCTCACATCACAGTCCTGCTCAGCACTTTGATCAGTAATATAAAAGTTTGTGTTCATGGTGTTTTAACCTACTCAGTTCTGACATGGAGGCTGCTTTCACACATCATTAAGAGCTTCTACTGAAAATATGAAGCACAGTATAACAGCGTTTAAATATCTGTCTTGCTACATTCCCATTTTTTATTTCGTTTGTATATTTTGTTCCTTTGTTGACCATTTAAATcctgtccagatgttccaggtTTAACTACCTACCTCCTGCTCAGCACAGGGGCAGTGGTGTTCACTGTTGGTGTGATGATAGCAATCTACTGCAAGAGAAATCGCCCAGgtaaaaaaactttcattttcAACCTTCATGTTGCTGTTCTTTGTACCAAAATTAAAGACAACAGTAACTCACttcacacaatcacaccaatAACACACACCTCTTATACATTAACTAATGAGGCAATGGcacagcatttttatttatttaaactaaaaataaagattttcttcCATCAATCTTCACctaataaacttttatttacatttaaatctaaCATTCAGCTTTATAATCTCAgtgcttcatttttatttcaatacattGAAGTTTGCAATCAATCTTTGTTTCCTGCTCAATCTCACTGCAGGTCCTGGAACGATGACACAATCTTCCAAAGAGGTACAAACTAATGATTTCCTCCTTTCCTCTTACTTCACttataaacatttgaatgatttttttcctgtttcagaCAAGTGATGTTTATGAAAATTGCCCAAATTTTAATTCTCTTCAAGAAACAGTAAACACCAATTTACCCAAATCTGAATGCAAGACTCCAGACCCAACCACCGAGCAGTCAGACACAATCTACCAGAATTCATCCAATACTGATAATCAATCAAATTCAGTCTACCAGAATCTGACAGTCACAAAAAACTAATAAGATTAAGATAAGATTAAAATGCTGGTGCAGTGTTTATTGGTTCCCCAGCAGATGTTTTGCCTCTGTGTTAATCACTtgcattaacatttattttttgactgTTTCTAATTGTACCTCTGacctttttttaacacttttttttaacaagtctTCTTTGATTAATCCCACAACATCTGATGCCAAGCCTGCATGTAACAATGCTGTATACTAAATcatactatactgtatactaaTGTCTGTGGTTTTTAAGaaattctttttattgtttttatttatcatttctttAAATTCATTGCATATTACAACCAAATctcaaaaaggttgggacactgtgcaaaatgtaaataaaagcagaacgcaatgatttgcaaatctcataaacccatattttattcacagtggaacatagaaaacatatcacatgtttaaaatgaggaaatgaACCAttttaagggggaaaaaaggccattttgaatttgaacactgaaacgtctcaaaaaaagttgggacggggcaacaaaagtgtggaaaaagtaaatgtcattaaaatgaaacagttggagaaatATTTTGCTACTAATGAGGcacataatgttatggctgattggtgtatatgCTCAACAGTGCTGAGTGGTGTATTATACAAACTATTATTAAAGAgacatcacttacacacacccacatcctACAGTCTTTCCTGATGTCTATACAGTCAGAGCCAGAGGTACACCTGACAATCCTGCCCAAACTGAGTGGATCCGTTACAAGTTATTCCTGCTTTTAAATCCTTGCCAGGAATATTTCCATCATTAAATCCTCATGCTATAATTCAAAACCAAGATTGTTGTTCTTCCAATGACTTAATAGAACTTTTGAATGCCCCATTTGCAAAGGACCCTTTTCATGGTCTATAGATTAGCTCTTAGCTGGTCTATAAAAGAGCTTtacaacattttttgtttacttaacataatacatttgaatttaaatatattctggTTGAGAATAAAATGGTTCTGGTCTTCCACTTTCTCTTTCATTGTGTTTGTAATTGACCATGGAGAACACTGGTGGTTTGCTCATGACTCATACTCTGTCAGTAGGGGTCACAGTAGGGGTCATAAACTATTACATTAAGCAGTGACACTACGCTGCATGCAAGTTTATGGTGATGCAGCTGTTAGTGAGGCACAATCACGAACAGTAAATCTAATTCACTTGTGAAAACtggaatattttaaatgtaaaatctacTTTGTACACAAACTCATGGACTTTAAGGACATAAAATGTGAGATTACAGTTTAACTTCACTGGTCATTAGTTTAGTACCAGAAATAtctagaacaggggtcaccaacctttttgaaactgagagctacttcttgggtactgattaatgtgaagtgctaccagtttaatacacacttctgaaataacacatttgtttaagttacctttaattaaatgttattattaataattaatgatattcatgtgaagacactgatcatgttaatgatttctcataataattattaactatgatttaacaaggtaggaaacagataaatatcaatatgcaaaactttatttatataactatatataactttatactaacgcaagtgtgatttaaaaaagaatagcaacaaaaattAGAAATGCAGCTCACTGGAAAGTGGCTCTATGGTGGGcaattttttagaaaaggcccacaggcgactcatgtggtcagCGGGTGACattgttggtgacccctgatctagaatGTGAGAAAGTTCTTTACAGCAGCTGTGCAGTTCACACAGCCACTTCCTGGGTGGTTTTCTGTCTCGAGAAGTGGAAGTGAACATGACAGTGCACAGGCAACCAggcagtatatgtgtgtattctaTTTAAAATACCTGCAGTGGTAAAATAGATGCTGAGCTTTATTTTGATCATATATGTTCCACCATCGTCTGCTGATAATAACCATATGAAGATGATCAGCGTCTGCTGGTTGAAATGGGCGAGTGTTACACAGAGGAGACTGAAAGAATCTCACAATAATTCACTGATTATAAACATCACATTATTAACATATTAAGCTCACAcatacatcatcaccaccatcgtcatcaccaccatcatcatcaccatcgtcatcatcatcatcaacagcaGGAGGTATACATTTCTCTCACACTATTCACGTCTTCCTTTTTAATTTCATCTAATCCGCTAACTGATGCTAAAGAGCCAACCATCGCTTCTGCACCTCAGTGTGTATGTACAAACTGTGatcctttatataaatattctaCATGAGACAGAGAGCACTGATTAAACCACTACAAGAGCAATGACATCAGATATCGTAATAATGGTATTGTGGTAAATATTAGAAGCATGTTGCTAAATCCTGTGGTTTAGCAATAGGCAGGAAGTGACAAGCTTTAATTCACCAACGCtgcattattttctttcaaacacTGCATGACAGGAGCTTATAAAAATCTGCTGTAATCTATATAAATGGATTATTAAGAGAAATCTGCTGCTCGATTTAGGCCAAACGCATCAGATATGATTTATTCACAGAGCTTTTCGCAATATTTTACGCTCTGCATTATATACTGGAGATTCTTGCCAAATAAAGTTAAGAATATTTCATTAATGTAaaggattttcacacacatgcaggagCTCTTCATAATGGATATTCCTGCTCATTAGTGAACTTCCACATGTGGTATTTTTTCAGTTTGAATCCACACTAGGTTCACTTGCACTTCCTTTACCGTGGTTTTGTCTGTGCAGATGCGATTTCTACATTTTAGTCTCTTTTTAAACTTAAAGCAATTTCAAACAAAGCAATGTGTATTGTGCTTCTCCTCACTGTGGTCAAATACActgcaaaataaatcaatgtatAAAATAACTGTTGACAATAAGTGTacatgaggaaaataaatgacaagACAGAAATGGAGACTTGGGTGATGAGTGGGAAAGtagaaaaatgagaaaactgTTGTACTGTTACAGCACAAcagttttctcatttttctaCTTTCCCACTCATCACCCAAGTCTCCATTTCTGTcttgtcatttattttcctcatgtACACTTATTGTAGACAGGGGTTGACTTTTTATTAATAtccaaaatctttttaatttaaactCATCCCAGTTGAGTTCAGAATGTGAAACGGTCTTGAGGTGTATACAGTTCACTTTCAAACCAACTTTACATTGGTTTTAATGCTGTAAGAAATCTATAACATAGAATGAAGCCCTGCAGGAatgctgtgttttctgtgaatTTTACCCagtaaacaaaaagagaaatctTGCATATAATATAGTTTTTAGATCTTTTTcagacattgttttttttctccattaaaGAATGCAAATCCAAAATAGTTCAGTTTCAGCCAAATAAATGAACCATTCCCAAACTGAAGACCACAACATCAACCACATCTGCATTTTTAGTTTCACTTTACTCGTGTGCACACACACCATTGTCTCataattgtgtttaattttCAGAATATCCAAATTCCACAATCATCATTGGCGTGTCTGTGGTTCTTGTGCTGCTGCTCGTTGCTCACTGCCTTCCACGGCAAAAGTAACATTTCCTGCCCCCGTGAGATTTGTGTTGGGTCCCGAGGGACCCCAATCCCAATATAGCCCTCTAATGTACATGTATGTAGTACTTAAAGACAAAAGGTTCACTggtttgtatattttttcatattttaatgaCTTTATGTAAATTGGCAGCCCTATGTCCAGAGAAGTTTCCAAACAGCTCCTCAAACCTCCATATGgtgagtttttcttttatataatagtttaagaaagaaagaaagaaagaaagaaagaaagaaagaaagaaagaaagaaagaaagaaagaaagaaaggttgagGTAACTGTCAGACCAGAGCTTGAACTGGGCTCATCACAGTGAGAGAGTAACTTTCTAGTGGAGAGTCACAGGGGAGGTGATGATCACAGgtgtgcagagagagagagattcaggcACAGTGATATAAATGACAGGAGTTTATTTGAGCAGGGAAAAgggcaaaaagaaaacaattgaTGCCTCGAAAGGAAGACACCAACAATACTAAACGCAGAAACATGGTGGGAAAAAACACACTCGCtagacaaaaacaacaacaaaggaaATGAGCTGGCTTAAACAGTCCATGAGGAGTGAAAACTGAGGAAGTGGAGCAATAGCGGCAACTAGTGGTGACAGTGGGAAGAACCCTAACAGTAATCAATCGTATGTATCTTATTAAACcagacatatactgtacattagatGGCATGGTGCTGTAATTTAGATATAAATTGCAAagtaaattgtaattataagAAGACCCCTGGCTGTAGTCAAGGTGAGGACTTGACTTTGTCCCCCACACattctaatatttaaatacttaTGATGATACAGAAATGGGTGAGTTGTTGATGATGTGAGCATTTTGATGAGAAAGCTGAGAGGAAAATTGCCTTTAATCTGTTTTACTTGAGAAAAGATCATTAAGAATTTAATTTCCATGTAAatgcatgtttatgtttttaggTTAATGATTACAGTTGATTTTCCTACTTGTGTTCAGGTTCCATGTCCTGTTTATGAAAATGAAGACAACAGCAGTATTTTTTACAGTCTTTACTCTACTGTACAACTTCCCTCAGCCCCGTCTGAGATTTACTCCAACACTGGATTACCCACAATTCCCTCTGATCCTTCATCACCTGTTTATACTGAAGTAACACACCCAGGACATCATGACGTCTACTCCACAGCTCAGTTACCCTCTGATTCATCAGTCAGTGCTGCTCAGTCATCAGATATAAAATCAGGTGAAAGTATAAAATACGCAACAGTGAGTTTTGACACCAGTTCGAATGGTGCAGCTCCAACACTGATCTCCAAAAACGAGAACAACTCATGTTACAGATGTTGCTACTGGTACCATCACTGAATGAGGCTAGTTAGCATACATCATCTTGCTAATAGTGAAAACTTTAATATTGTTGGCAAATAGCTGTGGTTTAAGAGGAACACAACATCTGGAActtattaatgtatattttcagtaactcaagctgcgtcgaaacgctttgggaacgcacCGAGTGTTCACActctaaaataatgtgtgtaatcagtcaaaaattgaaAGCTGGCTGTCACTGGCGGGGTGATGTCATGACCAGA from Silurus meridionalis isolate SWU-2019-XX chromosome 24, ASM1480568v1, whole genome shotgun sequence encodes the following:
- the LOC124377988 gene encoding CMRF35-like molecule 5 isoform X1; the protein is MTNTALRMKILLIFNFCLIIAGSDAVTTVTGYRGRSVQIKCHYESGYEKNNKYLCRGECPPWPAIKDIPVQSGSPAEDTRFSLYDNTTAKIFTITITDLRAEDANTYWCVVQQKGPNIYTELQLLVVDDPARSSVSPSTHTTYSASPHITSPSVHTETPPATVTALEKVEHKSTADSSNDVPGLTTYLLLSTGAVVFTVGVMIAIYCKRNRPGPGTMTQSSKETSDVYENCPNFNSLQETVNTNLPKSECKTPDPTTEQSDTIYQNSSNTDNQSNSVYQNLTVTKN
- the LOC124377988 gene encoding CMRF35-like molecule 5 isoform X2; this translates as MKILLIFNFCLIIAGSDAVTTVTGYRGRSVQIKCHYESGYEKNNKYLCRGECPPWPAIKDIPVQSGSPAEDTRFSLYDNTTAKIFTITITDLRAEDANTYWCVVQQKGPNIYTELQLLVVDDPARSSVSPSTHTTYSASPHITSPSVHTETPPATVTALEKVEHKSTADSSNDVPGLTTYLLLSTGAVVFTVGVMIAIYCKRNRPGPGTMTQSSKETSDVYENCPNFNSLQETVNTNLPKSECKTPDPTTEQSDTIYQNSSNTDNQSNSVYQNLTVTKN